One genomic segment of Bradyrhizobium diazoefficiens includes these proteins:
- a CDS encoding conjugal transfer protein TraG, whose product MFPAKIYVGQIAVVLGIVAASTWGATQWTAAALGYQQRLGEPWFLIVGYPVYLPWRVFEWWFAYEAYAPEIFEEGGAIAAGGGIAGALFAIVNSVWRARQSQLVTTYGSARWATPKEIKTAGLFASRGVFLGRLENNYLRHDGPEHVMCFAPTRSGKGVGLVLPTLLSWTSSAVVHDIKGENWELTSGWRSTFSHCLLFNPTDSRSARYNPLLEVRKGAAEVRDVQNIADILVDPEGALERRTHWEKTSHSLLVGVILHVLYAEEKKTLTRVTEILADPAQSFEKTLRIMLATNHLGTEAEPKVHPVVAATARELLNKSENERSGVLSTAVSFLGLYRDPVVSRNTESCDWRIADLVSANKPVTLYLVVPPSDISRTKPLIRLILNQIGRRLTETLNVNVVGRRQRQLLMMLDEFPALGRLDFFESALAFMAGYGIRAYLIAQSLNQIAKAYGENNAILDNCHVRIAFAANDERTAKRISDALGTATELRAQRNYAGHRLAPWLGHVMVSRQETARPLLTPGEVMQLPPDQAIVLVSGLAPVRALKLRHYEDANFVARLRKPPSLVGDEYADRPAARTDDWRGEVRATHLRLATLPYRELMQAGGEEGGLKQQLPLFDEAAPAVTDVRAIEERLLDDESDVAADRRQMQQAANASSTVRRAHAVTRDDDDLLPSF is encoded by the coding sequence ATGTTTCCAGCAAAAATCTACGTCGGTCAGATCGCCGTCGTGCTCGGCATCGTTGCCGCGTCGACCTGGGGCGCGACGCAATGGACCGCCGCAGCTCTCGGCTATCAGCAGCGCCTGGGTGAGCCTTGGTTCTTGATCGTCGGCTATCCCGTCTATCTGCCCTGGCGAGTGTTCGAATGGTGGTTCGCCTACGAGGCCTATGCGCCCGAGATATTCGAGGAGGGCGGCGCCATCGCCGCAGGCGGCGGCATCGCGGGCGCGCTGTTCGCGATCGTCAATTCGGTGTGGCGCGCGCGCCAAAGCCAATTGGTGACGACGTACGGTTCGGCCCGGTGGGCCACGCCGAAGGAAATCAAGACGGCTGGCCTGTTCGCATCCAGAGGCGTGTTCCTGGGACGCCTCGAGAACAACTATCTGCGCCACGATGGACCGGAGCACGTCATGTGTTTCGCGCCCACCCGGTCGGGCAAGGGCGTGGGGCTGGTGTTGCCCACGTTGCTGTCGTGGACCTCGTCGGCGGTGGTCCACGACATCAAGGGCGAAAACTGGGAATTGACCTCCGGTTGGCGTTCAACGTTCTCGCATTGCCTCCTGTTCAATCCAACCGATTCAAGAAGCGCCCGCTACAATCCGCTGCTTGAGGTGCGCAAGGGGGCCGCCGAAGTCCGCGACGTCCAGAACATCGCCGACATCCTGGTCGACCCCGAAGGGGCGCTCGAACGCCGAACCCATTGGGAGAAGACCAGTCATTCCCTGCTGGTCGGCGTCATCCTTCACGTCCTTTACGCGGAAGAGAAGAAGACGCTCACCCGCGTCACCGAGATCCTGGCCGACCCTGCGCAGTCCTTTGAGAAGACGCTCAGGATCATGCTGGCAACCAATCACCTCGGCACAGAGGCGGAGCCGAAAGTGCACCCCGTGGTCGCCGCGACCGCACGAGAGCTGCTCAACAAGTCCGAGAACGAACGCTCCGGCGTTCTGTCGACTGCCGTGAGCTTTCTTGGACTCTACCGCGATCCAGTCGTCAGCCGAAACACCGAGAGCTGCGACTGGCGCATCGCCGACCTCGTGAGTGCCAATAAGCCGGTCACCCTCTATCTCGTCGTTCCGCCGTCGGACATCAGCCGCACCAAGCCGCTGATCAGGTTGATCCTCAACCAGATTGGCCGCCGGCTGACCGAGACCTTGAACGTCAATGTGGTTGGTCGCAGGCAGCGCCAGCTCCTGATGATGCTGGACGAATTTCCCGCTCTCGGCCGGCTCGACTTCTTCGAAAGCGCGCTCGCCTTCATGGCCGGTTACGGTATCCGCGCCTACCTCATCGCGCAGTCGCTCAACCAGATCGCCAAGGCGTACGGCGAGAACAACGCGATCCTGGACAATTGCCACGTCCGCATTGCTTTTGCCGCCAATGACGAGCGCACCGCCAAACGCATCTCGGACGCCCTCGGCACCGCGACCGAACTACGCGCACAGCGCAACTATGCGGGCCATCGGCTGGCCCCTTGGCTTGGCCACGTCATGGTTAGTCGTCAGGAGACCGCGCGTCCTTTGCTGACGCCCGGCGAAGTGATGCAGTTGCCGCCCGACCAGGCGATCGTGCTGGTTTCGGGCCTTGCGCCAGTCCGGGCGCTCAAGCTGCGGCACTATGAGGACGCAAACTTCGTCGCTCGTCTGCGAAAGCCGCCATCTTTGGTGGGCGACGAATATGCCGATCGGCCGGCGGCGCGCACGGACGATTGGCGTGGCGAGGTGCGCGCCACCCATCTTCGCCTGGCGACCCTGCCGTACCGCGAGCTCATGCAGGCGGGCGGCGAGGAAGGCGGCCTCAAGCAGCAATTGCCGTTGTTCGACGAGGCCGCACCGGCTGTAACCGATGTTCGCGCCATCGAGGAGCGATTGCTCGACGACGAGTCCGACGTCGCCGCCGACCGCCGCCAGATGCAGCAAGCAGCAAACGCATCAAGCACCGTACGCCGAGCCCATGCCGTCACCCGCGACGACGACGACCTTCTTCCCTCGTTTTGA
- a CDS encoding GSU2403 family nucleotidyltransferase fold protein, whose product MPAPTLVAQTTYAELLERTANAAFEDAFTDDGSFTAKSINGRKYWYFQTGTGADRSQRYVGPETPELLERIAHHKEVREDERERRALVSTLVRSFSFPRPIPEIGDIIAALAKAGVFRLRGVLVGTIAYQTYAPMLGVRLSAGSLQTGDVDIAQFKNVSVAVEDSTPPVLEVLKEVDKTFRAVPHVSDGRRVTSYAAKGGLRVDFLTPHEGKETGRPQKLPALNTDAQPLRFLDFLIRDPEPAVILHGAGIYVHVPAPARYAVHKLIVSRRRPEGFAKRDKDLQQSEALLAVLAEKRPQELKSAWEEAHGRGPKWRQLMLEGLALLSESVRDVVLKTIGAPRSVIPGIDLSFENPPARYDFSRDVVTFQGQALGGAVNCAVSREALDDHFGADGLGQEGRVEAFLKNRSRIEEIARAKYLASPVDEPGAVLVKTSDVDRFSTQGATKRK is encoded by the coding sequence ATGCCTGCCCCGACCCTCGTCGCCCAGACGACCTATGCCGAGCTCCTTGAGCGCACCGCCAACGCTGCCTTCGAGGACGCGTTCACGGACGACGGATCGTTCACGGCCAAGAGCATCAATGGCCGTAAGTATTGGTACTTCCAGACCGGCACCGGCGCCGATCGGTCGCAGCGCTATGTCGGACCGGAGACGCCGGAGCTTCTGGAGCGCATCGCCCACCACAAGGAAGTTCGCGAAGACGAGCGCGAGCGCCGGGCGCTTGTGTCTACCCTGGTCCGGTCGTTCAGTTTTCCTCGTCCCATTCCCGAGATCGGCGATATCATCGCAGCGCTTGCCAAGGCTGGCGTATTTCGCCTTCGCGGCGTGCTGGTCGGAACGATCGCCTACCAAACCTATGCTCCGATGCTTGGCGTTCGCCTGTCCGCCGGCTCGCTGCAAACCGGCGACGTCGACATTGCCCAATTCAAGAATGTCTCGGTGGCGGTCGAGGACTCCACGCCGCCCGTTCTGGAGGTGCTGAAGGAAGTCGACAAAACCTTTCGTGCCGTTCCTCATGTCTCGGACGGCCGACGCGTGACGAGCTATGCCGCCAAGGGCGGCTTGCGCGTCGACTTTCTCACGCCCCACGAAGGCAAGGAGACCGGCCGTCCCCAAAAGCTACCTGCCCTGAACACCGACGCCCAGCCGCTGCGCTTCCTGGACTTCCTGATCCGCGATCCTGAGCCCGCCGTGATCCTGCATGGCGCCGGCATCTACGTGCACGTGCCGGCTCCGGCGCGCTACGCTGTCCACAAGCTCATCGTCTCCCGCCGGCGCCCGGAGGGGTTTGCAAAACGCGACAAGGACCTGCAGCAGTCCGAGGCCTTGCTCGCGGTTCTCGCTGAAAAGCGGCCCCAGGAACTGAAATCTGCGTGGGAGGAGGCCCATGGCCGCGGCCCCAAATGGCGCCAGCTGATGCTCGAAGGGCTTGCTTTGCTTTCGGAGTCCGTTCGTGACGTGGTGCTCAAGACCATTGGTGCGCCTCGCTCGGTCATTCCAGGCATCGATCTCTCCTTCGAAAATCCACCTGCGCGCTATGACTTCAGCCGCGACGTCGTGACGTTCCAGGGCCAAGCACTCGGCGGAGCAGTCAACTGCGCGGTCAGCCGCGAGGCGCTGGACGACCATTTTGGTGCCGACGGCCTCGGGCAAGAGGGACGCGTAGAAGCGTTCCTCAAGAACAGGTCGAGGATCGAGGAGATCGCTCGCGCCAAATATCTCGCCTCGCCGGTCGACGAGCCCGGCGCCGTCCTGGTCAAGACGTCCGACGTCGATCGCTTTTCGACGCAAGGAGCAACCAAGCGGAAGTAA
- a CDS encoding DUF3363 domain-containing protein: protein MIEQGLAREEGGQVRFARNMLETLEGRELARTAADISARTGLEHLDAKAGDKIDGLYRRMLTLNSGRFALIERSHEFVLVPWRPVLERARGQLVTGQVGGEGISWSIGIKRGIGR, encoded by the coding sequence CTGATCGAGCAGGGGCTGGCGCGAGAGGAAGGCGGACAGGTACGTTTCGCGCGGAACATGCTCGAGACCCTCGAGGGACGCGAACTGGCACGGACCGCGGCGGATATTTCCGCGCGCACCGGCCTTGAACACCTCGACGCGAAGGCCGGGGACAAGATCGACGGCCTCTATCGGCGCATGCTGACGCTGAACAGCGGGCGGTTCGCTCTGATTGAGCGATCCCATGAGTTCGTGCTGGTGCCGTGGCGGCCGGTGCTGGAGCGGGCGCGCGGGCAACTGGTCACCGGTCAGGTCGGCGGGGAGGGCATATCCTGGTCGATCGGCATCAAGCGCGGGATCGGACGATGA
- a CDS encoding acyl-CoA dehydrogenase family protein, with product MLFTEDQLAIRDLARRFARQRLAPSYQARERAAVMDRDLVRELGDLGLLGVDLPEQFGGLAAPGVTAGVIAEELAYGDFNISTVQVNVSLLGAILANSGSPDLVQEWLPRMISGEKLLGICVTEPGGGSDAGNMKLRCRREGDHYVLNGEKTSITFADCADAFIVFARTGTAESGAGGITAIVVSADSPGLSRTRFNDVGSRIIGRGSVFFDNVRVPAANRLGAENQGFTHVMRGFDYSRALIALECIGCAQASLDEAFEYTKTRNAFNAPIAQYQGVTFPLVEYESQLAAIRQLSYHAIELRDAGQPHTAEAAMVKWMGPKTAFDAIHQCLLTFGHYGWTLDSPHQQRMRDVMGLEIGDGTAGIMKLIVARERIGRAAVQYAKR from the coding sequence ATGCTGTTCACTGAGGATCAACTCGCAATTCGCGATCTGGCGCGTCGTTTCGCGCGGCAGCGGCTTGCTCCCAGCTATCAGGCACGCGAAAGAGCGGCTGTCATGGATCGCGACCTCGTCCGGGAGCTGGGTGATCTCGGACTGCTGGGAGTGGATCTACCAGAGCAGTTCGGCGGTCTGGCGGCGCCCGGCGTCACCGCGGGCGTGATCGCCGAGGAGCTGGCCTATGGCGATTTCAACATCAGCACCGTGCAGGTCAACGTCTCACTGCTGGGTGCCATCCTCGCCAACAGCGGTTCCCCGGATCTCGTGCAGGAATGGCTGCCGCGCATGATCAGCGGCGAGAAGCTGCTCGGCATTTGCGTCACAGAGCCGGGCGGCGGGTCGGATGCGGGTAATATGAAATTGCGCTGCCGCCGCGAAGGCGATCACTACGTCCTGAACGGTGAGAAGACCTCGATCACCTTCGCCGATTGCGCCGACGCCTTCATCGTTTTCGCGCGCACCGGCACGGCCGAAAGCGGCGCCGGCGGCATCACGGCGATAGTCGTTTCCGCCGACAGCCCGGGTCTGTCGCGTACGCGCTTCAACGACGTCGGAAGCCGGATCATCGGCCGCGGGTCGGTGTTCTTCGACAACGTCCGTGTCCCCGCGGCCAACCGTCTCGGCGCGGAGAACCAGGGCTTCACGCATGTGATGCGCGGGTTCGACTACAGCCGCGCGCTGATCGCGCTGGAATGCATCGGCTGCGCGCAGGCATCGCTCGACGAGGCCTTTGAGTACACCAAGACGCGCAATGCCTTCAACGCGCCGATTGCCCAGTACCAGGGCGTGACGTTCCCGCTCGTCGAATATGAAAGCCAGTTGGCGGCGATTCGGCAATTGTCCTACCACGCGATCGAATTGCGCGATGCAGGGCAGCCCCACACTGCGGAGGCGGCGATGGTGAAATGGATGGGCCCGAAGACTGCTTTCGACGCCATCCATCAGTGCCTGCTGACCTTCGGTCATTACGGCTGGACGCTGGACTCGCCGCATCAGCAGCGGATGCGCGACGTGATGGGGCTGGAGATCGGAGACGGCACCGCCGGCATCATGAAGCTGATCGTCGCCCGAGAACGCATCGGCCGCGCGGCCGTGCAATACGCCAAGCGATAA
- a CDS encoding enoyl-CoA hydratase/isomerase family protein yields MQREKRAWHDVQEKGNVVYQISKGVGHSEAEMKLTAFEFAIKDGVAHITFNQAERGNPLDGQFAEGLNKLATECTVNPDVRSVLIDAKGRFFSVGGDLNSLARDRRDLANFVSTATADLHMAISRFARMNAPVVMAVHALAAGGAVALVAGADFVLASPAAKFYAAFAGIGIVSDSGGSYYLPRRMGSRRASQFLMLNETLSADEAAAAGLINRVIAAESLNDEAWVLARQLAVGPTLAYGEIKNLLISSETEGLEGQLENEARAMARITRTEDAWNAMQAVLGKRKPTFEVR; encoded by the coding sequence ATGCAGCGTGAAAAAAGAGCTTGGCACGATGTGCAAGAAAAAGGTAATGTAGTTTATCAAATAAGCAAGGGTGTCGGGCATTCGGAGGCAGAAATGAAGCTCACCGCATTTGAGTTTGCGATCAAGGACGGTGTTGCGCACATCACCTTCAATCAAGCCGAGCGCGGCAACCCACTGGACGGACAGTTCGCGGAGGGTCTGAACAAGCTTGCGACGGAATGCACGGTCAATCCGGACGTCAGGTCCGTGCTGATCGATGCGAAGGGCCGGTTTTTCAGCGTGGGGGGCGATCTCAACTCGCTGGCGCGCGACCGGCGTGATCTGGCGAATTTCGTTTCGACTGCGACGGCGGACCTGCACATGGCGATTTCGCGCTTTGCGCGGATGAACGCACCTGTCGTCATGGCGGTCCATGCCCTGGCCGCGGGCGGAGCGGTGGCGCTGGTCGCAGGCGCGGATTTCGTGTTGGCGTCGCCGGCGGCGAAGTTCTACGCGGCCTTCGCCGGGATCGGTATCGTAAGCGACAGCGGCGGCTCATACTATCTGCCGAGGCGCATGGGCAGCCGGCGGGCGTCGCAATTTCTGATGTTGAACGAGACGCTTTCGGCCGACGAAGCCGCCGCGGCGGGATTGATCAACCGGGTCATCGCCGCGGAGTCGCTCAACGACGAGGCCTGGGTGCTCGCCAGGCAATTGGCCGTCGGCCCCACGCTGGCCTATGGCGAGATCAAGAATCTTCTGATCAGCAGCGAGACCGAAGGGCTGGAGGGGCAGCTCGAGAACGAGGCGAGAGCCATGGCGCGCATCACACGGACCGAAGACGCGTGGAACGCCATGCAGGCCGTTCTCGGGAAGCGAAAGCCGACCTTCGAGGTGCGTTAG
- a CDS encoding phosphotransferase family protein, which produces MDQAVTRQHEDIQRPAGPPPQTAQRGLALFEDPLALQAAVGDFLSKDAGYPVVIDRLQKFPAGFSWITYGVKLRGHPRADDMILRIGPPYGLFAPYSAMPEFQSLSALEGSGVPVPQAFAASDDNSILGAPFFFCERVAGDTPLPWGGGDGAMNDARRESLAADFIDSLAALHNFDWRRTELAQWDPGITVDNAADRQLDFWWERYRRWALRAHPMAHRTFAWLRRNKPRAPRVTLVHGDYRLGNFLEQDQRISAILDWELVHLGDPTEDLGWAFLPQYRAGTRMVCALADEDAFLARYQDKAGYKIDRGALHFYIVFSLLKLALTHMAAARCFEDGLFNDMRMPAMATQIGPVFRQIAKIMERSS; this is translated from the coding sequence ATGGATCAGGCCGTGACGCGGCAGCACGAAGATATTCAACGTCCGGCGGGCCCCCCGCCGCAGACAGCACAACGCGGTCTCGCGCTTTTCGAGGATCCGTTGGCGCTGCAGGCCGCAGTCGGGGACTTCCTCAGCAAAGACGCGGGATATCCCGTCGTCATCGATCGGCTTCAGAAATTTCCTGCCGGCTTTTCCTGGATCACCTACGGCGTCAAGCTGCGCGGCCATCCGCGCGCCGACGACATGATCCTGCGCATCGGCCCCCCCTATGGCCTCTTCGCGCCTTACAGCGCGATGCCCGAGTTTCAATCGCTATCCGCGCTGGAGGGCAGCGGCGTGCCCGTGCCCCAAGCGTTCGCGGCCAGCGACGATAATTCCATCTTAGGCGCTCCGTTCTTCTTCTGTGAGCGCGTCGCCGGCGATACACCGCTCCCCTGGGGCGGTGGCGATGGCGCGATGAATGATGCCCGTCGCGAGAGCCTCGCAGCGGACTTCATCGACTCCCTCGCCGCGCTCCACAATTTCGATTGGCGGCGCACCGAACTGGCGCAGTGGGACCCCGGCATTACCGTCGACAACGCCGCCGATCGTCAACTGGACTTCTGGTGGGAACGGTACCGCCGCTGGGCCCTGCGCGCACACCCGATGGCACATCGAACCTTCGCTTGGCTGCGCCGCAATAAGCCGCGGGCTCCCCGCGTCACGCTTGTCCATGGCGACTATCGGCTAGGAAACTTCCTGGAACAGGATCAGCGGATTTCCGCCATTCTCGATTGGGAACTGGTCCATCTCGGGGACCCGACCGAAGACCTTGGCTGGGCCTTTCTACCGCAATACCGCGCCGGCACCCGCATGGTCTGCGCCCTCGCCGACGAGGACGCCTTCCTGGCGCGCTATCAGGACAAGGCGGGCTATAAGATCGACCGCGGGGCGCTCCACTTCTACATCGTATTCTCGCTGCTCAAGCTCGCCCTCACCCACATGGCGGCAGCTCGGTGCTTCGAGGATGGGCTGTTCAACGACATGCGGATGCCCGCGATGGCGACGCAAATCGGCCCGGTATTTCGCCAGATTGCCAAGATCATGGAGCGCAGCTCGTGA
- a CDS encoding NAD(P)H-dependent flavin oxidoreductase: MKFDQDVAKRLRSGLKIPVMAAPMFIASTPDLVIAQCLSGIIGSIPALNARTSAELDNDLTRIEQGLEGCQIPYAVNLVAHKSNDRLEADLELTIKHRVPIVVLALAASAKIVEAIHGYGGIVLNDVINDRQARKCADLGVDGIIAVAAGAGGHTGNVSPFALMAEIREWWHGLLILSGCIATGSAILAAEALGADLAYVGSPFLASTEANTQPAFKQMIVDCAAKDVVIANCFTGANASFLLPSVTANGLDPASLWRPDRGAVNISGGGSDRKAWRDIWSAGQGIGAVKRVEPAADFIAWLAEDYARARRAIAAV, encoded by the coding sequence ATGAAGTTCGATCAGGATGTTGCAAAGCGGTTGCGCAGCGGCCTGAAGATCCCGGTCATGGCCGCGCCGATGTTTATCGCATCAACCCCCGACCTGGTGATCGCGCAATGTCTTTCCGGCATCATCGGCTCCATCCCGGCGCTGAACGCGCGCACTAGCGCGGAGCTGGACAATGATCTGACGCGGATCGAGCAAGGGCTGGAAGGATGCCAGATTCCCTACGCGGTCAATCTGGTGGCGCACAAGTCGAATGACAGGCTCGAGGCCGATCTGGAACTGACGATCAAGCACCGGGTGCCGATCGTGGTCCTGGCGCTGGCGGCGAGTGCGAAGATCGTGGAGGCCATTCACGGTTACGGCGGCATCGTACTCAACGATGTAATCAATGATCGCCAGGCGCGCAAATGTGCTGATCTCGGGGTTGATGGCATCATCGCCGTCGCGGCCGGTGCCGGCGGCCACACCGGCAATGTGTCACCATTTGCGCTGATGGCGGAGATCCGCGAATGGTGGCACGGGCTCTTGATCCTCTCGGGCTGTATAGCTACGGGAAGCGCCATATTGGCAGCTGAAGCGCTCGGGGCGGATCTCGCTTATGTCGGTTCGCCCTTCTTGGCCTCGACCGAGGCCAATACTCAGCCCGCTTTCAAGCAGATGATCGTGGATTGCGCGGCCAAGGATGTCGTGATCGCGAATTGCTTCACGGGGGCCAATGCCTCCTTTCTGCTGCCGTCAGTGACGGCCAATGGACTGGATCCGGCATCATTGTGGCGCCCGGATCGAGGGGCGGTGAACATCTCGGGCGGTGGATCCGATCGGAAGGCCTGGCGCGATATCTGGAGCGCGGGGCAGGGCATCGGTGCGGTCAAGCGCGTCGAACCTGCAGCCGACTTCATTGCATGGCTGGCCGAGGATTATGCTCGGGCGCGGCGCGCGATTGCCGCAGTCTAG
- a CDS encoding SDR family NAD(P)-dependent oxidoreductase → MDGKVALVTGAGRGVGRGIALAFAKAGAAVVVNDLGVNLAGEASESTPAKQVAEEINAAGGRAVANTDSVTSPKGAQSMVQMAIDTFGRIDAVVNNAGNLRDGLFHKMTEEEFESVISVHLRGSFHVSRAAAPFFKTQASGAYVHMTSTSGLVGNFGQANYAAAKLGIVGLSKSIALDMQRFSVRSNAVAPFAWTRMIVSIPTNTPEQQRRVDGLKKLVPEKIAPFVVALASDAAAHVTGQIFGVRNNEIYLFSQPRPVRTAHTAEGWTPETVIDRVFPMFANDLYPLHRSADIFSWDPV, encoded by the coding sequence ATGGACGGAAAGGTCGCACTGGTCACGGGCGCGGGCCGCGGGGTCGGGCGAGGCATCGCGTTGGCGTTCGCCAAAGCGGGGGCGGCCGTGGTGGTCAACGATCTCGGGGTCAATCTTGCCGGCGAGGCAAGCGAGAGCACGCCGGCCAAGCAGGTGGCCGAGGAGATCAATGCGGCCGGAGGCCGGGCCGTCGCCAACACGGACAGCGTCACGAGTCCAAAGGGCGCTCAATCGATGGTGCAGATGGCGATCGACACATTCGGTCGGATCGACGCCGTCGTGAATAATGCCGGGAATCTGCGCGATGGGCTGTTTCACAAGATGACGGAGGAGGAGTTCGAATCCGTCATCAGCGTCCATCTGCGAGGCAGCTTCCATGTCAGCCGCGCCGCGGCGCCGTTCTTCAAGACACAAGCATCAGGTGCTTACGTGCACATGACGTCGACATCCGGGCTGGTGGGCAATTTCGGGCAGGCCAATTACGCGGCGGCCAAGCTGGGTATCGTCGGCCTGTCGAAGTCGATTGCTCTCGACATGCAGCGCTTCAGCGTCCGTTCGAATGCCGTGGCACCATTCGCATGGACGCGAATGATCGTTTCCATCCCGACCAATACGCCCGAGCAGCAACGGCGCGTCGACGGCCTGAAGAAGCTCGTTCCAGAGAAGATCGCCCCTTTCGTGGTCGCGCTCGCGAGCGATGCGGCGGCACACGTCACCGGACAGATCTTCGGAGTTCGCAACAACGAGATCTACCTGTTCTCGCAGCCGCGTCCGGTCCGGACCGCGCACACGGCGGAAGGGTGGACACCGGAGACGGTGATCGACCGGGTGTTTCCGATGTTTGCGAACGATCTCTATCCGCTGCATCGCTCGGCCGACATCTTTAGCTGGGATCCCGTCTGA
- a CDS encoding acyl-CoA dehydrogenase family protein, translating into MTEVRPLPTDDERNAIREGVRAVVARFDDEYWLARDEDGKFPHEFHRAMAEAGWLGITMPEAYGGSGLGVTEAAIMMHEVASHGGGMAAASTVHINLFGPHPIVVKGTSEQKARWVPQLIAGKDQCCFGFTEPDAGLNTTRIKTFAEKVEGGYIVRGQKVWTSTAQVANKIMLLTRTTKYEDCARPTDGITIFYTDLDRSKIDVQRIPKMARKAVDSNAIFIDGLFIPEEDRIGEEGKGFSYILHSLNPERVLIASEAVGIGQDALRRATRYAQERVVFDRPIGQNQSIQHPLAEKWMYLESAWLMAVKAAELYDQGLPCGAEANSAKFLGARAGHEAAWQSIMTHGGFGYAKEYHVERLYREVSLTRLAPITEQLILSFVAEKVLGLPKSY; encoded by the coding sequence ATGACGGAAGTGAGACCATTACCCACGGACGACGAACGGAATGCGATCCGCGAAGGCGTGCGCGCCGTGGTCGCCCGGTTCGATGACGAGTACTGGCTCGCGCGCGACGAGGATGGCAAGTTCCCGCATGAATTCCATCGCGCCATGGCCGAGGCCGGCTGGTTGGGCATCACCATGCCCGAGGCGTACGGCGGATCCGGGCTCGGGGTCACCGAAGCCGCCATCATGATGCATGAGGTGGCAAGCCATGGCGGGGGAATGGCGGCGGCCTCGACCGTGCACATCAACCTCTTTGGGCCGCATCCGATCGTGGTGAAGGGCACATCTGAGCAGAAGGCGCGATGGGTGCCGCAGCTCATCGCCGGCAAGGATCAGTGCTGCTTCGGCTTCACCGAGCCCGACGCGGGCTTGAACACGACACGGATCAAGACCTTCGCCGAGAAGGTCGAGGGAGGCTACATCGTGCGTGGCCAGAAGGTCTGGACCTCGACGGCACAGGTCGCCAACAAGATCATGCTGCTGACGCGCACCACGAAATACGAGGATTGCGCGCGGCCGACCGACGGGATCACGATCTTCTACACGGACCTGGATCGGAGCAAGATCGACGTCCAGCGCATTCCGAAGATGGCGCGCAAGGCGGTCGATTCGAATGCCATCTTCATCGACGGGCTGTTCATTCCCGAAGAAGACAGGATCGGCGAGGAAGGCAAGGGCTTCTCGTACATCCTGCATAGTCTCAACCCGGAACGCGTGCTGATCGCCTCGGAAGCCGTCGGTATCGGACAGGATGCGTTGCGTCGGGCGACCCGCTATGCCCAGGAGCGTGTCGTGTTCGACCGGCCGATCGGGCAAAACCAGAGCATCCAGCATCCGCTTGCCGAAAAATGGATGTATCTCGAATCCGCTTGGCTCATGGCGGTCAAGGCTGCAGAGCTTTACGATCAGGGACTGCCGTGCGGGGCCGAGGCGAATTCGGCGAAGTTCCTCGGCGCGCGAGCTGGGCACGAGGCTGCCTGGCAGTCGATCATGACCCATGGCGGCTTCGGCTATGCCAAAGAATATCACGTCGAGCGGCTCTATCGCGAGGTCTCGCTCACGCGGCTCGCGCCGATCACAGAGCAGCTCATCCTCTCGTTCGTGGCCGAGAAGGTTCTTGGCCTGCCAAAAAGCTATTGA